One region of Enterobacter ludwigii genomic DNA includes:
- a CDS encoding LacI family DNA-binding transcriptional regulator — MKAITLYDVALLAGVSYQTVSRVINDAEHVSARTREKVQQAMAELHYVPNLRAQQLAGKRIRTLGFITTDLALHAPSQIVSAVKLRASEQGASVLISMVEQPQQCQSALQALLAQRVEALLVNVPLDDRLAEQLRALASPVPVLFIDVSPAAQVNSLVFNAAQGARLGVEHLLSLGHQRIALLSGPESSVSARARLAGWKATLAEAGLEPIALAYGDWSAACGYEKGHLLLSAVELPDAILVANDQMALGVMRACAEKGISIPGQISVVGFDDTADSAWFSPPLTTVRQAFREAGEQSVEWLLAPTQGEECWQVQLPVTLVTRHSSARRVPQQAEYEDLAQQLRSLALRAEQLARK; from the coding sequence ATGAAAGCAATCACTCTCTATGATGTTGCCCTCCTTGCGGGGGTTTCTTATCAGACCGTGTCCCGCGTCATTAACGATGCGGAACATGTCTCTGCCCGTACGCGGGAAAAGGTGCAGCAGGCGATGGCGGAGCTGCACTACGTTCCTAACCTTCGGGCACAGCAGCTGGCGGGTAAACGCATCCGTACGCTGGGCTTCATCACTACCGACCTGGCCCTGCACGCGCCTTCGCAAATTGTGTCGGCGGTAAAATTGCGTGCGTCGGAACAGGGGGCGAGCGTCCTTATTTCCATGGTTGAGCAACCGCAGCAGTGTCAGAGCGCACTTCAGGCGTTGCTGGCGCAGCGCGTGGAAGCGCTACTGGTGAATGTTCCGCTTGACGATCGTCTCGCTGAACAGCTCAGGGCGCTGGCGTCACCCGTCCCGGTGCTGTTCATTGATGTATCCCCTGCAGCGCAGGTGAACAGCCTGGTGTTTAATGCCGCGCAGGGGGCACGTCTGGGCGTTGAGCATTTACTTTCATTAGGGCATCAACGCATTGCCCTGCTGAGCGGACCGGAAAGCTCGGTTTCTGCGCGGGCGCGTCTGGCGGGTTGGAAAGCTACGCTGGCAGAGGCTGGCCTTGAACCCATCGCGTTGGCATACGGTGACTGGAGTGCGGCTTGTGGATATGAGAAAGGACATCTGCTGTTATCGGCGGTGGAATTACCTGATGCCATTCTGGTAGCGAACGATCAAATGGCGCTCGGAGTAATGCGTGCCTGCGCAGAAAAGGGGATATCCATTCCCGGCCAGATATCCGTGGTTGGATTTGACGATACCGCAGACAGCGCCTGGTTTTCCCCGCCGCTGACAACCGTTCGCCAGGCGTTTCGTGAGGCGGGAGAGCAAAGTGTGGAGTGGCTGCTGGCGCCCACTCAGGGAGAAGAGTGCTGGCAGGTTCAGTTGCCTGTTACGCTGGTGACTCGTCATTCCAGCGCGCGCCGTGTGCCGCAGCAGGCAGAATATGAGGATCTCGCGCAGCAGCTCAGAAGCCTGGCGCTACGGGCTGAACAACTTGCCCGTAAATAA